In Bacillus sp. DX3.1, the following proteins share a genomic window:
- a CDS encoding nitroreductase family protein: MNYDALKEVIHGRRSVRKFTEQAVPVNEIEEILDCARYAPSDTNSQTWEFLVIMNRDKIKEVEQMTWDALYKQAEEAKEKGEEKAGKLLTRSFGPYATAFSDAPVLIVCLATPYQSKFREKIFDPINFVPDAVWEEEGIKSSCLAAQNLMLAAHARGLGTCPMTGPVLLAQDQLRQYLQIEPEKQINMVISLGYPKDKPKKLARKEVAEITKFIY; this comes from the coding sequence ATGAATTATGATGCATTGAAAGAAGTGATTCACGGACGTCGTAGCGTTCGGAAATTTACAGAACAAGCGGTACCTGTAAATGAAATAGAAGAAATTTTAGATTGTGCTCGCTATGCACCAAGTGATACGAATTCACAAACGTGGGAATTTCTCGTTATTATGAATCGTGATAAAATTAAAGAAGTAGAACAAATGACGTGGGATGCCCTGTATAAACAAGCGGAAGAAGCGAAAGAAAAAGGGGAAGAAAAGGCAGGCAAATTATTAACGCGTTCTTTTGGACCGTATGCAACGGCTTTTTCTGATGCACCCGTATTGATCGTTTGTTTAGCAACACCATATCAATCAAAGTTTCGTGAAAAAATATTTGATCCAATTAACTTTGTTCCGGATGCAGTTTGGGAAGAAGAAGGGATTAAAAGCAGCTGCTTAGCGGCACAAAATTTAATGTTGGCAGCACATGCGCGCGGCCTTGGGACTTGTCCAATGACAGGGCCTGTTTTATTAGCGCAGGATCAATTGCGACAATATCTACAAATTGAACCTGAAAAACAAATTAATATGGTTATTTCTCTAGGTTATCCGAAAGACAAGCCGAAAAAACTTGCTCGTAAAGAAGTAGCGGAAATTACGAAATTTATTTATTAA
- the dat gene encoding D-amino-acid transaminase: MSQGTHKGWILFNGRLVNSKEEQAIVPLEERGLQFGDGIYEVFRLYNGKPHLLDLHLDRFFKSMKEIDLNPPFTKEELIEQLQQLIEKNQFQEDGNVYIQISRGVQPRNHVYEPNLEPTYFANIVSFPRPLSFMKKGIKVTVAEDIRWKFCHIKSLNLLPNIMIKNKINKEGYTEVILVRDGIVTEGCHSNFFIIKDDKLITHPADHFILHGITRHHVISLAKVLHIEVEEREFSLEEVYEADECFFTATPLEILPVIQIGEEPFSKGEIGLVTKNLQAAYEESIAMFKVTT; the protein is encoded by the coding sequence ATGTCTCAAGGTACCCATAAAGGTTGGATATTATTTAATGGACGTCTTGTAAATTCAAAGGAAGAACAAGCGATAGTTCCGCTAGAAGAAAGAGGTTTACAGTTTGGTGATGGGATATATGAAGTGTTTCGTCTATACAATGGAAAACCGCATTTACTAGATTTACATTTAGATCGTTTCTTTAAATCTATGAAGGAAATTGACCTTAACCCACCGTTTACAAAAGAAGAATTGATTGAACAGCTACAGCAATTAATTGAAAAAAATCAATTTCAAGAAGATGGAAATGTTTATATTCAAATTTCAAGGGGCGTACAACCAAGAAATCATGTGTATGAACCAAATCTTGAGCCGACTTATTTTGCAAATATCGTATCGTTTCCTAGACCGCTTTCTTTTATGAAAAAAGGGATAAAAGTAACAGTAGCAGAGGATATTCGATGGAAGTTTTGTCATATAAAGTCCCTTAATCTTCTCCCGAATATTATGATTAAGAATAAAATTAACAAAGAAGGATATACTGAAGTAATTTTAGTTCGTGATGGTATTGTAACAGAGGGATGTCATTCTAATTTCTTTATTATAAAAGATGATAAATTAATTACGCATCCAGCTGATCATTTCATTTTACATGGGATTACACGTCACCACGTAATCTCTTTAGCAAAAGTTTTACATATAGAAGTAGAAGAGCGAGAATTTTCGTTAGAAGAGGTATATGAGGCAGACGAATGCTTCTTTACAGCAACGCCACTAGAAATTTTGCCGGTCATTCAAATTGGAGAAGAACCCTTCAGTAAGGGAGAAATTGGACTGGTTACGAAGAATTTGCAAGCAGCGTATGAAGAAAGTATTGCAATGTTTAAAGTGACAACTTGA
- a CDS encoding iron-siderophore ABC transporter substrate-binding protein: protein MFQNKKMFMLCFLLIIAMIAGCSNEEKKDTSKTAKGKDSYVIKHAMGETTINGTPKKVVVLTNEGAEALLAVGITPVGTTKPRAGDSWYPHLEKELKDTQVVGTERDVNLEAIIKLKPDLIIGNKMRHEKVYEQLKAIAPTVYAETLRGDWKENFTLYTKAVNKEKEGQAALDNYKKRVDELKGKLGDKVESKVSMIRFVPGDVRIYQKNSFSGAVLEDIGFKRPPLQDKDGFAIQGITKEQIPNMDGDVLFYFTSDKDADKNNEGKTVAEEWIQDPLFKQLQVSKNNKVHQVDEVIWNTAGGIKAANLMLDDIEKYFLK from the coding sequence ATGTTTCAAAATAAAAAGATGTTTATGCTCTGCTTCTTACTTATCATTGCTATGATTGCAGGGTGTAGTAATGAAGAAAAGAAAGATACAAGTAAAACTGCGAAAGGGAAAGACTCGTATGTAATTAAACATGCGATGGGGGAAACGACAATAAATGGTACACCTAAAAAAGTTGTAGTCCTAACAAATGAAGGAGCTGAAGCTCTTTTAGCGGTAGGCATTACACCAGTAGGTACAACAAAGCCACGTGCTGGTGATTCATGGTATCCGCACTTAGAAAAGGAATTAAAAGATACACAAGTAGTAGGAACAGAACGTGATGTAAACTTAGAGGCAATTATAAAATTAAAACCGGATTTAATTATCGGGAATAAAATGCGTCATGAAAAAGTATATGAACAGCTAAAAGCAATTGCACCAACTGTTTATGCTGAAACATTGCGCGGAGATTGGAAAGAAAACTTTACGTTATATACAAAGGCAGTTAATAAAGAAAAAGAAGGTCAAGCAGCTCTTGATAACTATAAAAAACGTGTTGATGAATTGAAAGGAAAACTTGGAGATAAGGTAGAATCTAAAGTTTCTATGATTCGTTTCGTTCCAGGTGATGTTCGTATTTATCAAAAAAATTCATTCTCTGGCGCTGTTTTAGAAGATATCGGTTTTAAACGTCCACCACTTCAAGATAAAGATGGATTTGCAATACAAGGTATTACAAAAGAGCAAATTCCAAATATGGATGGAGATGTGTTATTCTATTTCACATCTGATAAAGATGCGGATAAAAATAATGAAGGGAAAACAGTAGCAGAAGAATGGATTCAAGATCCACTATTCAAGCAACTACAAGTTTCTAAAAACAATAAAGTCCATCAGGTAGATGAAGTAATTTGGAATACTGCAGGTGGTATAAAGGCTGCAAATCTTATGTTAGATGATATTGAAAAATACTTTTTAAAATAA